A region from the Pelecanus crispus isolate bPelCri1 chromosome 11, bPelCri1.pri, whole genome shotgun sequence genome encodes:
- the GPN3 gene encoding GPN-loop GTPase 3 isoform X1, with product MPRYAQLVMGPAGSGKVRRAGGGEAASTYCATMVQHCEALGRAVQVVNLDPAAELFSYPVMADIRELIEVDDVMEDESLRFGPNGGLVFCMEYFANNFNWLEESLGHVEDDYILFDCPGQIELYTHLPVMKQLVEQLQQWEFHVCGVFLVDSQFMVESFKFISGILAALSAMISLEIPQINIMTKMDLLSKKAKKEIEKYLDPDMYSMIEDSTNILKSKMFKKLTKSICGLIDDYGMVRFLPFDRSDEESINIVLQHIDFTIQYGEDLEFKEPKECEEDKSALVDEYFQDHVDE from the exons atgCCGCGGTACGCGCAGCTGGTGATgggcccggcgggcagcgggaaggtgaggcgggcgggcggcggggaggcggcg AGCACGTACTGCGCCACCATGGTGCAGCACTGCGAGGCGCTGGGCCGCGCCGTGCAGGTGGTCAACCTGGACCCGGCGGCGGAGCTCTTCAGCTACCCCGTCATGGCAG ACATCCGTGAGTTAATCGAAGTGGATGACGTCATGGAAGATGAATCCTTAAGGTTTGGTCCCAATGGCGGCTTGGTGTTTTGCATGGAATATTTTGCCAATAACTTTAACTGGCTAGAGGAAAGCCTGGGGCATGTGGAGGATGACTATATATTGTTTGATTGCCCAG GTCAGATCGAACTCTATACACATTTGCCAGTGATGAAACAGCTGGTGGAGCAGCTTCAGCAGTGGGAATTCCATGTCTGTGGAGTTTTTCTTGTGGATTCTCAGTTCATGGTGGAATCTTTTAAG TTTATCTCTGGAATTCTGGCAGCACTCAGTGCAATGATATCTTTAGAGATTCCACAGATTAACATCATGACCAAAATGGATTTGCTGAGCAAGAAAGCCaagaaggaaatagaaaa GTACTTAGATCCAGATATGTATTCTATGATTGAAGATTCTACAAATatattgaaaagcaaaatgtttaaaaaattgaCTAAATCTATATGTGGATTG ATTGATGACTATGGTATGGTTCGATTTCTACCTTTTGATCGCTCTGATGAGGAAAGTATAAACATAGTTCTGCAGCACATAGACTTTACCATTCAGTATGGAGAAGATCTTGAATTTAAGGAACCAAAG GAATGTGAAGAAGATAAATCTGCTCTTGTGGATGAATACTTTCAAGATCATGTGGATGAGTAA
- the GPN3 gene encoding GPN-loop GTPase 3 isoform X2 has product MPRYAQLVMGPAGSGKSTYCATMVQHCEALGRAVQVVNLDPAAELFSYPVMADIRELIEVDDVMEDESLRFGPNGGLVFCMEYFANNFNWLEESLGHVEDDYILFDCPGQIELYTHLPVMKQLVEQLQQWEFHVCGVFLVDSQFMVESFKFISGILAALSAMISLEIPQINIMTKMDLLSKKAKKEIEKYLDPDMYSMIEDSTNILKSKMFKKLTKSICGLIDDYGMVRFLPFDRSDEESINIVLQHIDFTIQYGEDLEFKEPKECEEDKSALVDEYFQDHVDE; this is encoded by the exons atgCCGCGGTACGCGCAGCTGGTGATgggcccggcgggcagcgggaag AGCACGTACTGCGCCACCATGGTGCAGCACTGCGAGGCGCTGGGCCGCGCCGTGCAGGTGGTCAACCTGGACCCGGCGGCGGAGCTCTTCAGCTACCCCGTCATGGCAG ACATCCGTGAGTTAATCGAAGTGGATGACGTCATGGAAGATGAATCCTTAAGGTTTGGTCCCAATGGCGGCTTGGTGTTTTGCATGGAATATTTTGCCAATAACTTTAACTGGCTAGAGGAAAGCCTGGGGCATGTGGAGGATGACTATATATTGTTTGATTGCCCAG GTCAGATCGAACTCTATACACATTTGCCAGTGATGAAACAGCTGGTGGAGCAGCTTCAGCAGTGGGAATTCCATGTCTGTGGAGTTTTTCTTGTGGATTCTCAGTTCATGGTGGAATCTTTTAAG TTTATCTCTGGAATTCTGGCAGCACTCAGTGCAATGATATCTTTAGAGATTCCACAGATTAACATCATGACCAAAATGGATTTGCTGAGCAAGAAAGCCaagaaggaaatagaaaa GTACTTAGATCCAGATATGTATTCTATGATTGAAGATTCTACAAATatattgaaaagcaaaatgtttaaaaaattgaCTAAATCTATATGTGGATTG ATTGATGACTATGGTATGGTTCGATTTCTACCTTTTGATCGCTCTGATGAGGAAAGTATAAACATAGTTCTGCAGCACATAGACTTTACCATTCAGTATGGAGAAGATCTTGAATTTAAGGAACCAAAG GAATGTGAAGAAGATAAATCTGCTCTTGTGGATGAATACTTTCAAGATCATGTGGATGAGTAA
- the DENR gene encoding density-regulated protein: MATDVAEPVVPDCRGDVRSGARSDADYPLRVLYCGVCSLPTEYCEYMPDVTKCRQWLEKNFPDEFAKLTVENSPKQEAGVGEGQGNAGEEEEKKKQKRGGRGQIKQKKKTVPQKVTIAKIPRAKKKYVTRVCGLATFEIDLKEAQRFFAQKFSCGASVTGEDEIIIQGDFTDDIIDVIQEKWPEVDDDSIEDLGEVKK; the protein is encoded by the exons ATGGCCACAGATGTAGCTGAGCCTGTGGTCCCTGACTGCAGAGGAGACGTAAGGAGCGGTGCCCGGTCAGATGCTGACTATCCTCTTCGGGTTCTCTACTGCGGAG TCTGTTCACTGCCAACAGAG TACTGCGAATACATGCCTGATGTGACTAAATGCAGACAATGGTTAGAAAAGAATTTTCCAGATGAGTTTGCAAAACTTACAGTAG aaaattcACCTAAACAGGAAGCTGGGGTTGGAGAAGGCCAAGGAAATGcgggagaagaagaggagaagaagaagcAAAAGAGAG GTGGAAGAGGtcagataaaacagaaaaagaagactgTACCACAGAAAGTTACAATAGCTAAAATTCctagagcaaagaaaaaatatgtcaCAAGAGTATGTGGCCTTGCAACGTTTG AAATTGATCTTAAGGAAGCACAAAGGTTTTTTGCTCAGAAATTTTCCTGCGGTGCCTCAGTAACAGGAGAAGACGAAATCATCATTCAGGGGGATTTTACAGATGACATTATCGATGTAATCCAGGAGAAGTGGCCTGAG gTGGATGATGATAGCATTGAAGATCTTGGAGAAGTCAAGAAGTGA
- the CCDC62 gene encoding coiled-coil domain-containing protein 62 — MNPSLPRSASPQKLSPSLENSTIQKQRQELQLLIAELKDRDRELNAMVAVHQRQLLAWEDDRQKILTLAERCNLLNNELNKRNEIIKSLTKRLKFLESQQNDSKTTFENTQQKFKELSQKVTDATIHCQALEEKNQSLHCSVLELSAKTGQLQAREQELVTMLKLKDEVILETTDHITEFTSKFKKLESALRAAKTEEFSLNKEKQDLRLRLKELILETNKLKDDLCEKVKENNKQQEEIIHLRQENDCLRNKLALIVEKAKRKDQLLQFAKSKQARTDTELSSLRQIYVKQQRDLQFLHVSLESSQELRQKHEKAAHEKSIGMAFPAPESNSETDAVRIEGTHGICEECGTAQVPKSRVKTTSEMCEVDNRLLLNASDLEETTSAYLNGCQKVVKVLAVLSEEEEKQGVASSSDELGSKVFCEANNTKPLRNREISENGVENRDQQTFEPSLPEYGHWLNVSSCVDFQSTLVQNTVASDKNDNANNTWEERTGILFGQKSRETPVAIHKPESDSCSNDFIIKKDAWWKPVSDPEWLKIFKPIKGDESMWHGKDCNCLKTAQEMKRASSKSEENVDLNSFHMDSPCLTSTQQGDRHSQRCEKFSDEDFPLEISSLSVTKPTNRCCNATMDRDTSSPISKLQHALAESRQMVADLELSTLLHTSPRCSPNSSIINTCFCITI, encoded by the exons ATGAATCCATCACTGCCGCGTTCTGCTTCACCCCAG AAACTTAGCCCGAGCCTTGAGAACAGCACCATTCAGAAACAGAGGCAAGAACTCCAGCTTTTAATTGCAGAACTGAAAGATCGTGATAGGGAACTCAATGCCATGGTTGCAGTGCATCAGAGACAGCTTCTAGCCTGGGAAGATGATCGGCAAAAAATACTGACTTTAGCAGAAAGATGCAACTTATTAAACA atgaGCTGaacaagagaaatgaaattataaaatcACTGACCAAAAGGTTAAAGTTCTTAGAATCTCAGCAGAATGACAGTAAGacaacatttgaaaatacacaACAGAAGTTTAAAGAGCTGTCTCAAAAAGTAACAGATGCAACTATTCACTGTCAGGCGCTGGAG gagaaaaatcaaagtctCCACTGCTCAGTTTTGGAACTGTCTGCTAAAACAGGCCAGCTGCAAGCAAGAGAACAGGAGCTTGTTACTATGCTTAAGCTGAAG GACGAGGTTATACTTGAAACAACTGATCACATTACTGAGTTTACATCTAAATTCAAGAAGCTGGAAAGTGCATTGCGTGCAGCAAAGACGGAGGAATTCAGTCTCaacaaggaaaagcaagacCTCAGACTGAGACTGAAAGAACTAATACTTGAAACAAATAAGCTGAAAG atgacCTCTGTGAAAAGGTGAAGGAAAATAataagcagcaggaggaaatcATTCACCTCAGACAAGAAAATGACTGCTTGAGGAATAAGCTCGCACTTATTG ttgagaaagcaaagagaaaggatcAACTTCTTCAGTTTGCCAAGTCTAAACAAGCGCGGACTGACACAGAACTATCAAGCTTGCGACAG ATCTATGTAAAACAGCAGCGTGACTTGCAGTTTCTCCATGTCAGTTTGGAGAGCTCTCAGGAATTAAGGCAAAAGCACGAAAAGGCAGCACATGAAAAGAG CATAGGTATGGCATTCCCTGCCCCTGAAAGTAACAGCGAGACAGACGCGGTTAGGATTGAGGGCACCCACGGGATATGCGAGGAGTGTGGAACCGCACAAGTTCCAAAAAGTAGGGTAAAAACCACCTCTGAGATGTGTGAAGTAGATAATAGACTGTTACTGAATGCATCAGACCTGGAGGAAACTACCTCAGCATACTTAAACGGGTGTCAAAAAGTTGTGAAAGTCTTGGCTGTCCTTTcggaagaagaagaaaagcagggtgTTGCATCAAGCTCTGATGAGTTAGGCAGCAAAGTATTTTGTGAGGCAAACAACACAAAGCCGTTGAGAAACAGGGAAATTTCTGAGAATGGAGTGGAAAACAGAGACCAACAAACCTTTGAGCCATCTTTACCTGAATATGGGCATTGGCTTAACGTCAGTTCTTGTGTAGATTTCCAAAGTACTTTGGTCCAGAACACCGTCGCATCTGACAAAAATGATAATGCAAATAACACCTGGGAAGAGAGAACTGGAATTCTGTTTGgccaaaaaagcagagagactCCTGTTGCAATTCACAAGCCTGAATCTGATTCCTGTAGTAATGACTTCATCATAAAAAAAGATGCATGGTGGAAGCCAGTATCAGATCCGGAATGGTTGAAGATTTTCAAACCCATAAAAGGAGATGAAAGTATGTGGCATGGAAAAGATTGCAACTGTCTGAAGACTGCACAAGAGATGAAACGTGCCAGCTCAAAAAG tgaagaaaatgtgGATCTGAATTCTTTTCATATGGATTCTCCCTGTTTGACATCTACCCAGCAAGGAGACAGGCATTCTCAAAGATGTGAGAAATTCTCTGATGAAGACTTCCCTCTGGAGATCAGTAGCCTTTCAGTGACTAAGCCAACAAACAGGTGCTGCAACGCTACCATGGACCGA GACACCAGTTCCCCAATAAGTAAGCTGCAACATGCGTTGGCTGAGTCTCGACAGATGGTTGCTGATCTGGAGCTTAGCACTCTCCTCCACACGAGCCCTCGCTGCAGCCCAAACAGCAGCATCATTAATACG TGTTTTTGCATTACAATATAG